A single window of Jiangella alkaliphila DNA harbors:
- a CDS encoding type IV secretory system conjugative DNA transfer family protein, translated as MTPPRGDRAGTDTLTNLALAVLAGLAVIVLVLRATGNLTALLTGAPQPTAGPGDVVGVLTDPADPGRALGTPGLNPVVYWALTGAVLTGLAVAAWWLRRWTTNQHQRARADPRRLAGTATRAEVARHASAEALTRRGATLRPSLQQPRPGDLGYQLGRAHGRPVWASVEDSILLIGPPRSGKGLHLVINAILDAPGAVVTTSTRPDNITVTLRARERFGPVAVFDPQQLAPGLPAGLRWSPVRGCDDPLTAMIRATGLAAATGLGGGGVDNGGFWEAKTRTALQALLHAAALDHRSPADLFRWTLDPSAASDAVAVLHAHSGAATGWADSLDAMIAADPRTRDSIWQGVSLALSALADPRVLDAVTPRPGEHFDPATFLSQRGTVYLLATGAGAGASSALVAAFVEDLVETARRLAARSPGARLDPPLLLALDEIGNLAPLPSLPVLMAEGGGSGITTLPVLQSMAQARTKWGDNAAGAIWDAAIVKLILGGASNSRDLQDLAVLIGDRDEYTGSTTIDAHGGRSNQQSIRRVPILPPDQLRTLPFGTGITILRTAPPIITDLRAWTARRDGQRLAADQAAVEAALRDGGTNRLPPQ; from the coding sequence GTGACCCCGCCGCGCGGTGACCGCGCCGGCACCGACACGCTGACCAACCTCGCCCTGGCCGTCCTGGCCGGGCTCGCGGTCATCGTGCTGGTGCTGCGCGCCACCGGCAACCTCACCGCCCTCCTCACCGGCGCCCCGCAGCCGACCGCCGGACCCGGCGACGTCGTCGGGGTGCTCACCGACCCCGCCGACCCGGGCCGCGCGCTAGGCACACCCGGCCTCAACCCGGTCGTCTACTGGGCCCTCACCGGGGCCGTGCTGACCGGCCTCGCCGTCGCGGCGTGGTGGCTGCGCCGCTGGACCACCAACCAGCACCAGCGCGCGCGGGCCGATCCGCGGCGACTGGCTGGGACCGCGACCCGGGCCGAGGTCGCCCGGCACGCCTCGGCCGAAGCGCTGACCCGCCGCGGCGCCACCCTGCGCCCCTCACTCCAGCAGCCCCGCCCGGGGGATCTCGGGTATCAGCTGGGCCGCGCCCACGGCCGCCCGGTGTGGGCCAGCGTCGAGGACTCCATCCTGCTGATCGGGCCGCCACGCTCCGGCAAGGGCCTGCACCTGGTCATCAACGCCATCCTCGACGCGCCCGGCGCGGTCGTGACCACCTCCACCCGCCCGGACAACATCACCGTGACCTTGCGCGCCCGCGAACGCTTCGGCCCCGTCGCGGTCTTCGACCCCCAACAACTTGCCCCCGGGCTCCCGGCGGGGCTGCGCTGGTCGCCTGTGCGGGGCTGCGACGACCCGCTGACGGCGATGATCCGCGCCACCGGGCTGGCCGCCGCCACCGGCCTGGGTGGCGGCGGAGTCGACAACGGCGGCTTCTGGGAGGCCAAGACCCGCACCGCGCTCCAGGCGCTGCTCCACGCCGCCGCGCTAGACCACAGGTCACCGGCCGACCTGTTCCGCTGGACCCTCGACCCCAGCGCCGCGTCCGATGCGGTCGCCGTCCTGCACGCCCACTCGGGCGCCGCTACCGGCTGGGCCGACTCCCTCGACGCCATGATCGCAGCCGACCCCCGTACCCGCGACTCCATCTGGCAAGGGGTCTCCCTCGCCCTGTCCGCGCTGGCCGACCCGCGCGTCCTCGACGCCGTCACACCCCGCCCAGGCGAGCACTTCGACCCCGCCACGTTCCTGAGTCAGCGGGGCACCGTCTACCTGCTCGCCACCGGTGCCGGGGCCGGGGCCTCCTCGGCTCTCGTTGCGGCGTTCGTGGAGGACCTAGTCGAAACCGCGCGGCGTCTCGCCGCCCGCTCCCCCGGCGCCCGGCTCGACCCGCCGCTGCTGCTCGCGCTCGACGAGATCGGCAACCTCGCCCCGCTCCCGTCGCTGCCGGTTCTGATGGCTGAAGGCGGCGGGTCCGGGATCACCACCCTGCCCGTGCTGCAATCCATGGCCCAGGCCCGCACCAAATGGGGCGACAACGCCGCCGGCGCGATCTGGGACGCCGCCATCGTCAAACTCATCCTCGGAGGCGCGTCCAACAGCCGTGATCTCCAAGACCTCGCCGTGCTCATCGGCGACCGCGACGAATACACCGGCTCCACCACGATCGACGCCCACGGCGGCCGCTCCAACCAGCAATCCATCCGCCGCGTCCCCATCCTCCCGCCCGACCAGCTGCGCACGCTGCCCTTCGGCACCGGCATCACCATCCTGCGCACCGCACCACCGATCATCACCGACCTGCGCGCCTGGACCGCCCGCCGCGACGGCC